The Paenibacillus sp. YPG26 genome includes a window with the following:
- a CDS encoding DUF2071 domain-containing protein, protein MNNSNILQITDHRPISFPEGPWIMKQVWRNLLFAHWPVEEADLLPFIPPGLNLQLFEGRPWISVSPFLIDPLRLRGLPPVPFTRRMLELNVRTYVEYHGRPGVLFFTLEASNPLAVGAARTLGHLPYHHARMHARFEDNSVSYQSTRQEHGQEAEFKACYTPVSPEAFQAEPGSLVHWLTERYCLYTADAKGQLYSVDIHHLPWPLQEARIEILNNTLTPSLGLKHDAEPSVVTYTEQLDVLIWPIRKL, encoded by the coding sequence ATGAATAACAGTAACATCCTGCAGATTACGGATCATCGTCCGATCTCTTTTCCAGAAGGCCCTTGGATTATGAAGCAAGTATGGAGAAATTTGTTGTTCGCCCACTGGCCGGTTGAGGAAGCCGATCTGCTTCCGTTCATTCCTCCCGGCCTTAACCTTCAGCTCTTCGAAGGAAGACCCTGGATAAGCGTATCCCCGTTCCTGATCGATCCGCTCAGACTAAGGGGGCTTCCTCCCGTGCCATTTACCCGCCGGATGCTTGAATTAAATGTCCGTACTTATGTTGAATACCACGGCAGGCCCGGTGTCTTATTCTTCACGCTCGAAGCCTCCAATCCATTAGCGGTGGGAGCGGCCCGTACCCTCGGTCATCTGCCCTATCACCATGCCAGGATGCACGCCCGCTTCGAGGACAACTCCGTCTCTTATCAGAGCACAAGACAAGAGCACGGGCAGGAAGCCGAATTCAAAGCTTGTTATACCCCGGTCTCCCCGGAAGCCTTTCAAGCTGAACCCGGTTCACTTGTTCATTGGCTTACCGAAAGATACTGCCTATACACGGCTGATGCCAAGGGACAGCTGTACAGCGTGGATATCCACCACCTTCCTTGGCCTTTACAAGAAGCACGGATCGAAATCCTGAACAATACTTTAACGCCATCACTTGGACTTAAGCATGATGCTGAGCCTTCTGTAGTTACTTACACAGAACAGCTGGACGTTCTAATCTGGCCGATTCGCAAGCTCTGA
- a CDS encoding alpha/beta hydrolase, with protein MDTSLSLRKLYFKNEDYSYIWIPNEGQETILMLHPAFADYTIFEQQIAHFKRNYQLILLDLPGHGSRSLPSSKVTLQDVPELLHQILSEHQIRDCHLLGVSAGSLAAQAFADRYPHEVKSVTIVGGYSIHKANEAVLKGQRKEGLRWLLYMLQPLRKFREYVTSVSCHTAECKVLFAQGSQHFRRRSFRSMAGMNTFFISKDTPMPYPLLIVVGEFDLPIILTAADELHQLEMNSRLVQLPGAGHCANADMPYEFNKAVEHFLSEIH; from the coding sequence ATGGACACTTCACTGAGCTTGCGCAAGCTGTATTTCAAGAATGAGGACTACTCCTATATCTGGATTCCTAATGAGGGCCAAGAGACGATCTTGATGCTGCATCCAGCCTTTGCTGACTATACGATATTCGAGCAGCAGATCGCCCATTTCAAGAGGAATTATCAGCTGATTCTACTGGATCTGCCTGGCCATGGGAGCCGTTCACTTCCAAGCTCCAAAGTTACTTTGCAGGATGTTCCTGAACTGCTGCACCAGATTCTGAGTGAGCACCAGATAAGGGATTGCCATCTGCTGGGGGTATCCGCGGGGTCACTTGCCGCCCAGGCATTTGCCGATCGTTACCCGCATGAGGTTAAGTCGGTTACTATTGTTGGCGGTTACTCCATACATAAGGCCAATGAAGCCGTCTTGAAGGGGCAACGAAAAGAAGGGCTGAGGTGGCTGCTGTACATGCTGCAGCCCCTGAGAAAGTTCAGAGAATATGTAACCTCAGTCTCCTGTCATACGGCGGAATGCAAGGTATTATTCGCTCAAGGAAGCCAGCATTTCAGAAGAAGATCATTCAGGTCAATGGCAGGTATGAATACTTTCTTCATCAGCAAAGACACACCCATGCCTTATCCCCTTCTGATTGTCGTTGGAGAATTTGATCTTCCGATTATCCTGACGGCGGCTGATGAGCTGCACCAATTAGAGATGAATTCCCGGCTTGTGCAGCTGCCCGGCGCGGGGCACTGCGCCAATGCGGATATGCCTTATGAATTCAACAAGGCTGTTGAACACTTTCTGTCAGAAATTCATTAA
- a CDS encoding helix-turn-helix transcriptional regulator: MVYVILGLLMIRRLSQYDIRRVLSQKVSPFYSASLGSIQAALKKLESQGYIECHDTTENGRKKKIYSIHPTGRQQFMDWMLTEVTPSRLEQEVTTRLFFLGLMTKTERLIILSQVIDQLEASVHEFEAASVEANQKEIPGHLEGIAAYQLKTLELGLFYHQSMLEWFTRLKKELEAEG; this comes from the coding sequence ATGGTCTATGTCATTCTGGGACTTCTGATGATTCGAAGACTATCCCAATATGATATCCGAAGAGTGCTTAGTCAGAAAGTTTCTCCCTTTTATAGTGCCAGTCTAGGCAGTATTCAAGCCGCTCTGAAGAAGCTGGAGAGCCAGGGCTATATTGAATGTCATGATACAACCGAGAATGGGCGGAAAAAGAAGATCTATTCGATCCACCCAACCGGAAGGCAGCAGTTCATGGACTGGATGTTGACCGAAGTCACACCCAGCCGTCTGGAGCAGGAAGTGACTACCCGGTTGTTCTTCCTTGGGCTGATGACGAAGACAGAACGCCTAATCATCCTGAGCCAAGTCATTGACCAGCTCGAAGCGTCTGTTCATGAATTCGAAGCCGCCTCTGTGGAGGCTAATCAGAAGGAGATACCCGGCCATCTTGAGGGCATAGCGGCCTACCAGCTCAAGACCCTGGAGCTGGGGCTCTTTTATCACCAGAGCATGCTGGAATGGTTCACAAGACTCAAGAAGGAATTGGAGGCCGAAGGCTGA
- a CDS encoding protein adenylyltransferase SelO, with protein sequence MTEEKTTPEAGWNFDNSYARLPESLYQVANPTPVRSPELVAASGEVAKALGLDIQALHSRQGIEILAGNQLPEGALPIAQAYAGHQFGYFTKLGDGRAVLLGEQITPGGERYDIQLKGAGRTPFSRGGDGRAALGPMLREFIISEAMHALGIPTTRSLAVVTTGQPVQRDTELPGAVLTRVAASHLRVGTFQYAAAGGTSSEELQTLADYTIQRHFPEVLAEENRYLGLLQQVIQRQAELIAKWQLVGFIHGVMNTDNMALSGESIDFGPCAFMDTYDPDTVFSSIDQEGRYAYGNQPQIAAWNLARFAETLLPLLHADREEAVKLAEGEIYRFTELFHGHWLSEMRAKLGLSNEEPEDESLIQELLEMMKNTRADYTNTFRALTFGKLEDTPMYGTNEFAGWYEKWQARLDRQPEGAAHSEELMRSSNPAVIPRNHRVEEALQAAVTKGDYSVMERLLEVLASPYAHSADQLEYTTVPESTSRPYRTYCGT encoded by the coding sequence ATGACTGAGGAGAAAACAACACCTGAAGCTGGATGGAACTTTGACAACAGTTATGCCCGCCTGCCGGAATCGCTGTACCAGGTGGCTAATCCTACTCCTGTACGTTCGCCGGAACTGGTCGCAGCCAGTGGTGAGGTTGCCAAAGCCCTGGGGCTGGATATTCAAGCTTTGCACAGCCGTCAAGGCATAGAGATTCTCGCTGGTAATCAGCTCCCGGAAGGTGCACTGCCTATTGCGCAGGCTTATGCTGGACACCAATTCGGGTATTTCACGAAGCTTGGTGACGGCCGTGCTGTCCTTCTTGGGGAGCAGATCACCCCTGGGGGTGAACGGTATGATATCCAGCTGAAAGGTGCGGGCCGAACCCCCTTTTCCCGCGGCGGCGACGGCCGTGCCGCACTTGGACCCATGCTGCGGGAGTTCATTATCAGTGAAGCGATGCATGCGCTTGGAATTCCTACCACACGCAGTCTGGCGGTTGTGACTACAGGGCAACCCGTGCAAAGGGACACAGAGCTGCCCGGCGCGGTTCTAACCCGTGTGGCTGCCAGTCATCTGCGCGTAGGGACATTCCAATATGCGGCCGCCGGGGGCACTTCTTCCGAGGAACTCCAGACTTTGGCTGACTATACAATTCAAAGGCATTTCCCGGAGGTCCTTGCGGAAGAGAACCGTTATCTGGGGCTGCTTCAGCAGGTAATCCAGCGGCAGGCCGAGCTGATTGCCAAGTGGCAGCTGGTCGGCTTCATACATGGGGTAATGAATACAGACAACATGGCTCTTAGCGGGGAAAGTATTGATTTTGGGCCGTGTGCATTCATGGATACTTATGATCCGGACACGGTATTCAGCTCCATTGACCAGGAAGGACGCTATGCCTATGGCAATCAGCCGCAGATTGCGGCCTGGAATCTTGCGAGATTTGCCGAGACGCTGCTGCCGCTGCTGCATGCGGACAGAGAGGAAGCGGTCAAGCTGGCCGAGGGGGAAATTTATCGGTTCACAGAGCTGTTTCACGGTCACTGGCTGTCCGAAATGAGAGCCAAGCTGGGTCTGTCGAACGAAGAGCCTGAGGATGAATCCCTGATTCAAGAGCTGCTTGAGATGATGAAGAATACCCGCGCGGATTATACCAATACTTTCCGGGCGTTAACCTTCGGTAAGCTAGAAGATACTCCTATGTACGGCACCAATGAGTTTGCCGGATGGTATGAGAAGTGGCAGGCAAGATTAGACAGACAGCCAGAGGGCGCGGCTCACTCGGAAGAATTGATGCGAAGCAGCAACCCGGCTGTGATTCCACGGAATCACCGGGTGGAGGAAGCCCTTCAGGCAGCCGTGACTAAAGGGGACTACAGTGTAATGGAACGTCTTCTGGAGGTTCTCGCCAGTCCTTACGCCCACTCTGCTGATCAGCTTGAATATACCACAGTGCCAGAGAGCACAAGCCGCCCTTACCGGACCTATTGCGGTACCTGA
- a CDS encoding M23 family metallopeptidase: MNRRIGIRHVLALLLLIVIVGGWCAVYVAGGLIGAAAWWLMIGFSVVGIAIGIVSVIILIRRIWLKRRVGRGWPLVLVLSLIAASPLGVLLGIWPAAYPADLASAKPAVSVRLPFREAAVTGWGGDDLKHNRHALWPMERWAYDFMMEPALTGSNRLEDYGIFGADVLAPVSGTIVGAYDGEEDQKPGTEDYQTMLGNYVYLKIDSTGTYLVMAHFKQGSLAVKEGQRVKEGDFLGQAGNSGASSEPHLHLHHQRQDPSKSSMFLTEGLPLYFRDVEGPSMPRGGVEVIGGQEVLSGDVLKPLDSSPK; encoded by the coding sequence ATGAACAGGAGAATAGGGATAAGACATGTCCTGGCCTTGCTGCTGTTAATCGTGATTGTGGGCGGCTGGTGCGCGGTATATGTTGCCGGGGGGCTGATCGGGGCAGCAGCCTGGTGGTTGATGATCGGCTTCAGCGTGGTGGGCATAGCCATAGGGATTGTATCTGTAATTATCTTAATTAGACGAATTTGGTTAAAGCGCAGGGTGGGGAGGGGATGGCCGCTTGTTCTAGTATTGTCCCTTATCGCTGCTTCTCCGTTAGGAGTGCTGTTAGGAATATGGCCGGCCGCCTATCCTGCGGACTTGGCCTCTGCTAAGCCCGCTGTCTCGGTAAGGCTTCCGTTCAGAGAAGCCGCAGTTACCGGATGGGGAGGAGATGATCTGAAGCATAATCGGCACGCGCTATGGCCCATGGAGCGCTGGGCGTATGACTTTATGATGGAGCCTGCTCTGACCGGTAGCAACCGGCTGGAGGATTACGGAATCTTTGGAGCGGATGTGCTCGCTCCTGTGTCGGGTACAATTGTGGGAGCGTATGACGGGGAGGAGGACCAGAAGCCAGGCACAGAGGACTACCAGACTATGCTGGGTAACTATGTGTATCTGAAGATAGACAGTACAGGAACCTACCTGGTCATGGCCCATTTCAAGCAGGGAAGCTTAGCAGTAAAAGAGGGGCAGCGTGTAAAGGAGGGGGATTTCCTCGGCCAGGCTGGGAACTCGGGCGCTTCCAGTGAGCCGCATCTTCATCTGCATCATCAGAGGCAGGATCCTTCTAAGTCGAGCATGTTCCTGACAGAAGGATTACCATTATACTTCCGTGATGTGGAGGGTCCTTCGATGCCGAGGGGAGGCGTGGAAGTAATCGGGGGTCAAGAAGTTCTTAGTGGTGATGTACTGAAACCACTGGACTCCTCCCCAAAATAA